The proteins below come from a single Chryseobacterium bernardetii genomic window:
- a CDS encoding WD40/YVTN/BNR-like repeat-containing protein, with protein sequence MKKNYIRNGAIVISAVFLLNACQHFNTQADTSRPPSSNTDGIGRQKEKESTELDKIKVSDDKKVYAQVQKEQNLKKILAYNDPKFNKIFENLGDGAEETQLRKELLMNMAKPGEMVMGHRADKKLREQETGVKEKKGIEEMAEYRRKITMPIGTNKMLYEDGNLLKEYDKALNSATLKQAKQKSAIAAKNGTYSINNVVFTERGPNNIPGRDRSIVVSPQNPNKWYVGSVGGGVWITDNAGTTWKNTTDFAVPNLATSTIAISAQNPNVVYAGTGEPFGNLDKITGTGLIKSTDAGEHWTRLLNTAAFGDVGRLLVNPANANHLLAATSKGIYVTQDGGTTWNQTFTGSMVSGTNYVSTQDIVATSDFSAIYASVNTLGVLKSADGGATWTKVFDALALNKAIKRIEIAVSPVNQNKIYLSCQEGTTTGIYMSANAGTNFQALTYKTGNSKEILGDQGWYDNAIAAHPFNENIIYVGGVSVAKVTVDTTDNSYNVLSIASGYNTSYLNTSVHPDQHGIVCQVDPANPAQFRLLLTNDGGVYSTQYKTNPGETQGDWSSPVTGLNTTQFYGADKKNGADAYVTGAQDNGSSATITAPSSSTSNYLSLLGGDGFEALWNYNKPNEMIFGSQYNNFVRTEQGVNLNGRFTARNADYGSALSPFYSKLANANNNPDVIFTVSSKGVWKSPDFGRTWGLTTFTVANNGTWLGGDSYATVKVSVANPDVVWAGSAVSGGTGTAYKINVSKDNGTTFTKTTGSMPTTGSYYISGIAASNTTESRAYVLFSVAGQPKVVKTNDFGATWTDISGYSAGSVSTGFPNVPVHSLIEMPFDDKILWAGTDIGIFETVDSGATWSLVTTMPPVSIWNMKIVNDQVVLATHGRGVWTATIPELATYVLPEYVARPIIKSANQVAIHDMKAKAVFNYTNSQITSLKVYVDNTYVSTISSTQPNTDYTFTTTSTLTEGVHSISVTGVYSNGTKETIKDTKSFDIINFNSGAAAINVPAFTSNDVYIGAGKFVVDNVSNKFTYNVLNNVGHPYASNTTYQTYMKTPVIVGPASAMTMRHMALTEAQYDYAYVEGSKDLVNWTTMGVYDEASFSNWNNGGAALPAASVNETLFQNSSLNLGAFAPGDEIAVRLRLTSDPEVTSYGWLIKSIVPTSSLGVKDIVKSEEGIRLVPNPADDVTGIMLPANNKGGVDVYVYDASGRQVMSLKQQKGPKIVMDVKGLTKGLYLVLVKTGTENKALKLIKN encoded by the coding sequence ATGAAAAAAAACTACATCAGAAATGGGGCAATTGTAATAAGCGCTGTTTTTTTATTGAATGCATGTCAGCATTTCAATACACAGGCAGACACAAGCCGCCCACCGTCGTCAAATACTGACGGAATAGGTAGGCAGAAAGAAAAAGAATCAACTGAACTGGATAAGATTAAAGTTTCAGATGATAAAAAAGTTTATGCTCAGGTACAGAAAGAGCAAAATCTGAAAAAGATACTTGCTTATAATGACCCGAAGTTTAATAAAATTTTTGAAAATCTTGGTGATGGAGCTGAAGAAACTCAGCTAAGAAAGGAGTTGCTGATGAACATGGCGAAACCTGGAGAAATGGTTATGGGGCATCGTGCTGATAAAAAATTGAGGGAGCAGGAAACAGGGGTGAAAGAGAAAAAAGGAATTGAAGAAATGGCAGAGTACAGACGTAAGATCACAATGCCGATTGGTACTAATAAAATGCTCTATGAAGATGGAAATTTGTTGAAGGAATATGACAAAGCGCTTAACAGTGCGACTCTTAAACAAGCTAAGCAGAAGTCTGCAATTGCTGCTAAAAACGGCACCTATTCCATTAATAATGTAGTGTTTACAGAGAGAGGTCCTAATAATATTCCCGGGAGAGACAGGAGCATTGTAGTTTCACCTCAGAATCCTAACAAATGGTATGTAGGATCAGTGGGAGGAGGAGTCTGGATTACTGATAATGCCGGAACAACATGGAAAAATACTACAGATTTTGCAGTTCCTAACTTGGCGACTTCTACAATTGCTATCTCTGCACAAAATCCGAATGTTGTTTATGCAGGAACAGGAGAGCCATTTGGTAATTTAGATAAGATTACAGGAACAGGTCTTATAAAATCTACAGATGCAGGAGAACACTGGACTAGATTATTGAACACTGCCGCTTTTGGTGATGTAGGAAGATTATTGGTAAACCCTGCCAATGCAAACCACCTGTTGGCGGCTACTTCAAAAGGAATCTATGTAACCCAGGATGGCGGAACTACCTGGAACCAGACCTTTACAGGGTCAATGGTAAGTGGAACGAATTATGTTTCTACTCAGGATATTGTTGCAACCAGCGATTTCAGTGCAATATATGCTTCTGTTAATACTTTAGGAGTTCTTAAATCTGCAGATGGCGGGGCAACCTGGACAAAAGTATTTGATGCACTGGCTCTGAACAAAGCAATAAAAAGAATAGAGATCGCTGTATCTCCTGTTAATCAGAATAAAATTTATCTGAGCTGCCAGGAAGGTACTACTACAGGAATATATATGTCTGCCAACGCAGGAACCAACTTTCAGGCTCTGACTTATAAGACCGGGAACAGTAAAGAAATCCTTGGAGATCAGGGATGGTATGATAATGCTATTGCAGCCCATCCGTTTAATGAAAATATTATTTACGTAGGTGGAGTTTCTGTTGCAAAGGTTACAGTAGATACTACGGATAACTCATATAATGTACTTTCCATAGCAAGTGGGTATAATACTTCCTACCTTAATACGTCTGTTCATCCTGACCAGCATGGCATAGTTTGCCAGGTTGATCCGGCAAACCCTGCACAATTCAGATTATTATTGACAAATGACGGTGGGGTATATTCCACACAATATAAAACAAACCCGGGAGAAACCCAGGGAGATTGGAGTAGCCCTGTAACAGGACTTAATACCACACAGTTCTACGGTGCAGACAAAAAGAACGGAGCAGATGCTTATGTTACTGGGGCTCAGGATAACGGATCATCAGCTACCATTACAGCTCCGTCTTCAAGTACTTCTAACTACTTATCCTTATTGGGAGGGGATGGCTTTGAAGCCCTTTGGAACTATAATAAGCCTAATGAAATGATATTTGGGTCACAGTATAATAACTTTGTAAGAACAGAGCAGGGAGTAAATCTTAACGGTCGTTTTACAGCCAGAAACGCAGATTATGGATCGGCATTGTCTCCATTCTATTCAAAATTAGCTAATGCCAATAACAACCCTGATGTTATATTTACAGTATCCTCTAAAGGAGTTTGGAAATCTCCTGATTTCGGTAGGACGTGGGGCTTAACAACCTTTACAGTCGCAAACAATGGAACCTGGCTTGGAGGAGATTCATATGCAACCGTTAAAGTATCTGTAGCAAACCCTGATGTAGTCTGGGCTGGATCTGCTGTTTCAGGAGGAACAGGAACAGCTTATAAGATCAACGTTTCAAAAGATAACGGAACTACCTTTACCAAAACAACAGGTAGCATGCCAACAACAGGTAGCTACTATATCAGTGGAATAGCAGCATCAAATACAACGGAATCCAGAGCTTATGTGCTTTTCTCTGTAGCCGGCCAGCCAAAGGTGGTTAAAACCAATGATTTTGGTGCAACATGGACAGATATTTCCGGGTATAGTGCAGGATCTGTTTCCACAGGCTTCCCGAATGTCCCGGTACATAGTTTAATTGAAATGCCATTTGATGACAAAATTCTTTGGGCTGGAACTGATATTGGAATATTTGAAACAGTAGATAGTGGTGCAACATGGTCTCTTGTAACTACTATGCCTCCGGTTTCTATCTGGAACATGAAAATTGTGAATGACCAGGTAGTTCTGGCGACCCATGGTAGAGGAGTATGGACAGCTACTATTCCTGAGCTGGCAACCTACGTGCTTCCGGAATACGTAGCACGCCCAATTATAAAGAGTGCTAATCAGGTAGCCATTCATGATATGAAAGCTAAGGCTGTCTTTAATTATACAAATTCACAAATCACGAGTCTGAAGGTATATGTTGATAATACTTATGTTTCAACAATTTCCAGCACTCAGCCCAATACAGATTATACATTTACCACTACTTCAACTTTAACAGAAGGGGTTCACTCAATTTCGGTTACAGGGGTATATTCTAACGGAACAAAGGAAACAATCAAGGATACGAAATCTTTTGATATTATTAACTTTAATAGCGGTGCCGCTGCTATTAATGTTCCTGCCTTTACCAGCAATGATGTATATATTGGAGCCGGTAAATTTGTAGTAGATAATGTGTCAAATAAATTTACTTATAATGTGTTGAATAATGTTGGACATCCATATGCCAGCAATACAACCTATCAGACTTATATGAAAACTCCGGTGATTGTAGGACCAGCTTCCGCAATGACAATGAGACATATGGCTCTTACTGAAGCACAATATGATTATGCTTATGTAGAAGGATCTAAAGATCTTGTGAATTGGACAACAATGGGTGTTTATGACGAAGCTTCATTCAGTAACTGGAACAATGGAGGAGCAGCTCTTCCGGCGGCTAGTGTGAATGAAACATTATTCCAGAACAGTTCTTTAAATTTAGGAGCATTTGCCCCTGGGGATGAAATTGCAGTGAGACTTCGTTTAACCAGTGATCCGGAGGTTACTTCTTATGGATGGCTTATTAAATCTATAGTTCCTACCTCTTCTCTTGGAGTGAAAGATATTGTGAAATCAGAAGAAGGAATCAGATTGGTGCCTAACCCGGCAGATGACGTTACAGGCATTATGCTTCCTGCCAATAATAAAGGCGGTGTGGATGTTTATGTGTATGATGCTTCCGGAAGACAGGTAATGTCTCTGAAACAGCAGAAAGGGCCAAAAATAGTTATGGATGTTAAAGGTCTTACAAAAGGTCTTTATCTGGTACTTGTAAAAACAGGAACAGAAAACAAAGCACTGAAATTAATTAAGAACTAA
- a CDS encoding winged helix-turn-helix transcriptional regulator, with protein sequence MTAIKESSTIQENKKVVQDCPVMYVMERIGGFWKPIILFNLSTGEKRYSELKKAIPAVTEKMLIQHLKQLEADGLIIRTAKPVVPPHVTYKLSEAGNELAPVIDAMAAWAFHDMERNDNKYADGNRYRINKNQNGFGENLKQ encoded by the coding sequence ATGACAGCTATTAAAGAAAGTTCAACCATTCAGGAGAATAAAAAGGTCGTACAGGATTGTCCGGTAATGTATGTCATGGAAAGAATTGGTGGATTCTGGAAACCCATTATCCTTTTTAATCTTTCCACAGGAGAAAAAAGATACAGTGAATTGAAAAAAGCAATTCCTGCAGTTACAGAAAAAATGTTGATTCAGCATTTGAAGCAGCTTGAAGCAGACGGTTTGATTATAAGAACAGCAAAACCAGTAGTGCCACCACATGTTACCTATAAACTGAGTGAAGCCGGCAATGAACTGGCTCCTGTTATTGATGCAATGGCAGCATGGGCTTTTCACGATATGGAAAGGAATGATAACAAATATGCTGATGGAAACAGATATAGGATTAATAAAAATCAGAATGGCTTTGGTGAAAACCTTAAACAATAA
- a CDS encoding NAD(P)H-binding protein, which produces MKIIITGSLGNVARPLTKQLVEQGHDITVISSNEERKHDIESLGAKPAIGSITDVDFLTQTFNGADAVFVMTPPAISTENIVQNTINAGKNYAEALQNTGVKRAVMLSSVGAGSPVENGPIKGLHHIEKLYQEIENTSFTFLRAGYFYTNFFNDIPLIKNAGIMGGNYPENTEIPVVHPADIAQAAAEELVKNETGKNIRYIVSDSRKASDFAKVLGASIEKPALPWVEFSDEDSLNGMLQAGLPQDMAELYVEMGLGMKTGTVQKDFIEHHSPVTGNIKLEDFAKEFAAQF; this is translated from the coding sequence ATGAAAATTATCATCACAGGATCATTAGGAAACGTTGCCAGACCTCTAACAAAGCAATTGGTAGAACAAGGGCATGACATCACTGTTATCAGCAGCAATGAAGAAAGGAAACATGATATTGAATCTTTAGGAGCAAAACCTGCAATCGGATCTATTACTGATGTTGACTTCTTAACCCAAACGTTTAACGGAGCAGATGCCGTGTTCGTTATGACGCCTCCTGCCATCAGCACCGAAAATATTGTTCAGAACACCATCAATGCGGGAAAAAATTATGCAGAAGCATTACAAAATACAGGAGTTAAAAGAGCGGTAATGCTAAGCAGTGTTGGAGCGGGATCGCCAGTAGAAAACGGGCCTATCAAAGGTCTTCATCACATTGAAAAGCTTTACCAGGAAATTGAAAACACCTCATTTACTTTTCTAAGGGCAGGCTATTTTTACACTAATTTCTTCAATGATATTCCACTGATTAAAAATGCAGGAATTATGGGTGGAAATTATCCTGAAAACACGGAAATTCCAGTGGTACATCCGGCAGATATTGCCCAGGCAGCAGCCGAAGAACTGGTGAAAAATGAAACGGGTAAAAATATCCGGTATATTGTAAGCGATTCCCGAAAAGCTTCTGATTTTGCCAAGGTATTGGGTGCTTCTATTGAAAAACCCGCACTTCCGTGGGTGGAATTCTCAGATGAAGACTCTTTAAACGGAATGCTACAGGCCGGTTTACCACAGGATATGGCCGAATTATATGTTGAAATGGGGTTGGGAATGAAAACAGGAACCGTGCAAAAAGATTTTATTGAACACCATTCTCCTGTTACCGGAAATATTAAACTGGAGGACTTCGCTAAAGAGTTTGCAGCCCAGTTTTAA
- a CDS encoding ankyrin repeat domain-containing protein, producing MKNIILLLGLFLGSLLSAQEKVKSIFDIARSGTVAEVQELMKQNPDVINQVNENGFSPLILACYRGNIEVAKFLIDNVKDINYKSQQGTALSGLSVKYNKDLVVYLLNKKANPNIADETGATPLFWAVKFGNKELAELLLKNKADKSIKDSQGMTPFEYALQTNNKDIINLLKN from the coding sequence ATGAAAAATATAATCTTATTGTTAGGACTATTCCTGGGCTCATTGTTATCTGCCCAGGAAAAAGTCAAATCAATATTTGATATTGCCAGAAGCGGAACAGTTGCTGAAGTACAGGAATTGATGAAGCAGAATCCGGATGTCATTAATCAGGTGAATGAAAATGGTTTTTCACCTTTGATTTTAGCATGCTATCGGGGCAATATTGAAGTAGCCAAATTTTTGATAGATAATGTGAAAGACATTAATTATAAAAGTCAGCAAGGAACAGCCTTATCAGGACTTTCTGTAAAGTATAATAAAGATCTGGTAGTGTATTTGTTAAATAAGAAGGCCAATCCAAATATTGCAGATGAAACAGGAGCTACTCCACTGTTTTGGGCTGTGAAATTTGGTAATAAAGAGTTAGCTGAATTATTACTCAAAAATAAAGCAGATAAGTCTATCAAAGATTCACAAGGTATGACTCCTTTTGAATATGCTTTGCAAACCAATAATAAAGATATTATCAACCTTTTAAAAAATTAA
- a CDS encoding YceI family protein — translation MKKLALLSILLLSAGYVSAQKYSSKTGKVSFEASVPLFDDIFAQDDNNIVILNADSGEMASVSTVKNFHFKTKLMEEHFNESYAESAKYPKTTFKGKIVNFDKTKLSASPQKYTVQGTLNFHGVDKAVTSAATLYAKDGKIYMQGKFAARPADYKVTIPKMVTKKVAENVNIEYNYVMVKQ, via the coding sequence ATGAAAAAATTAGCATTATTAAGCATATTACTGCTTTCTGCAGGATATGTTTCAGCACAAAAATATAGCTCTAAAACAGGAAAAGTAAGTTTTGAAGCTTCTGTTCCCCTGTTTGATGATATTTTTGCTCAGGATGACAATAATATTGTGATTTTAAATGCAGATAGTGGTGAAATGGCATCAGTCTCAACAGTTAAAAACTTTCATTTTAAAACCAAATTAATGGAAGAACACTTCAACGAGAGCTATGCAGAATCTGCAAAATACCCTAAAACAACTTTCAAAGGAAAGATTGTCAATTTTGATAAAACGAAGCTTTCTGCCAGCCCACAGAAATATACAGTTCAGGGAACTCTTAATTTTCATGGAGTAGATAAGGCCGTTACTTCAGCTGCCACATTGTATGCCAAAGACGGTAAAATATATATGCAGGGTAAGTTTGCAGCAAGACCGGCAGACTATAAAGTTACCATCCCTAAAATGGTGACCAAAAAGGTTGCTGAAAATGTAAATATCGAATACAACTATGTAATGGTAAAACAATGA
- a CDS encoding alkaline phosphatase family protein, with the protein MKRGIYFLLLFFSLTVFAQQGAIDTAQVVVPGRLNSLEAQSKPYVIMISTDGFRYDYAKKYNAENLLKLSDSGVKAEAMIPSYPSITFPNHWSLITGLYPSHHGLIDNFFYDYKRKENYAMSNKKNAEDGSWYGGIPLWGLAEKQGMVSASLMWVGSASDAGGMRPTYYYPYHEKFTPSEKVEKVVNWLKLPEDKRPHFISLYFPEVDGSGHHFGPDTKETEAAVHLIDQAIGDLVQKVNDLGLKNVNFVFVSDHGMIKVDGGTPLEIPALLFDKNRFDFYNSQTLLRVYVKNPDEVKKVYKELKAQKTDDYEVYLDKKLPKYLHFATRDDKYNRIGQILLLPKAPKIFLEKGKKTSVGKHGYNPKAVPEMKATFYAWGPEFKNNMEIGEFTNINVYPLVAEVLGLKIEQPIDGKLKILGKILKEKK; encoded by the coding sequence ATGAAGCGAGGAATATATTTTTTACTGCTCTTTTTTTCCTTAACAGTTTTTGCCCAACAGGGAGCTATAGACACTGCCCAAGTAGTAGTGCCAGGTCGGCTGAACAGTCTGGAAGCCCAGTCTAAACCATATGTTATCATGATCTCCACCGATGGTTTTCGTTATGATTATGCTAAAAAATACAATGCTGAAAATCTGTTGAAACTTTCTGATAGCGGAGTAAAAGCAGAAGCTATGATTCCAAGCTACCCGAGTATTACTTTTCCTAATCATTGGAGCCTTATCACCGGGCTTTACCCTTCTCATCACGGTTTGATCGATAATTTTTTCTACGATTATAAGAGAAAAGAAAATTACGCGATGAGCAATAAAAAAAATGCAGAAGACGGAAGCTGGTACGGCGGAATTCCTCTTTGGGGATTAGCTGAAAAGCAGGGAATGGTATCTGCATCTCTAATGTGGGTAGGATCTGCCAGTGATGCGGGAGGAATGAGACCTACCTACTATTATCCTTATCATGAAAAATTTACACCATCCGAAAAAGTAGAAAAAGTTGTGAACTGGCTTAAACTTCCGGAAGATAAAAGACCACATTTCATATCATTATACTTTCCGGAGGTGGATGGGAGCGGTCACCACTTTGGCCCGGATACCAAAGAAACGGAAGCTGCTGTTCACCTGATTGATCAGGCTATTGGAGATCTTGTTCAGAAAGTAAATGATTTAGGATTAAAGAATGTCAATTTTGTTTTTGTTTCAGACCACGGAATGATTAAGGTTGATGGAGGAACTCCTTTGGAAATTCCGGCTCTTCTTTTTGATAAAAACAGATTTGATTTTTATAATTCCCAGACCCTTCTAAGAGTATATGTGAAGAACCCGGATGAGGTAAAAAAAGTTTATAAAGAATTAAAAGCTCAGAAAACTGACGATTATGAAGTTTATTTAGATAAGAAATTACCAAAATATCTTCACTTCGCTACAAGAGATGATAAATATAACAGAATAGGGCAGATTCTTCTTCTTCCCAAAGCTCCGAAAATATTTCTTGAAAAAGGAAAGAAAACTTCTGTAGGGAAACATGGGTATAATCCCAAGGCTGTCCCTGAAATGAAGGCAACTTTTTACGCTTGGGGACCAGAGTTCAAAAATAATATGGAAATCGGTGAATTTACCAATATCAATGTTTATCCTCTAGTTGCTGAGGTTTTAGGATTAAAAATTGAACAGCCTATTGATGGAAAACTTAAGATTTTAGGAAAGATCTTAAAAGAAAAGAAATAA
- a CDS encoding GNAT family N-acetyltransferase, protein MEFKTLANVEIDELLAIFNLSFSDYIVPFHLTKEVLAAKINAEKLDMNISVGAFEEGKLVSFILQSEKQENGKKIIYNGGTGVVPESRGKGLVRKMYDFIIPVLKERGADVLLLEVIQGNTAAIRAYENLGFTIIRKLLCFKGNINSGLENSMITIKEMKDLQWENLRTFWDIEPSWQGSVYVLNPMPEMYKTLGAYSDEKLVGYIIYNPGASKVLQIAVHTDYRQQGIGSALFAAIADGQPVAINNVDDTSKETDAFLDKKIGLQNWLSQFEMIRNI, encoded by the coding sequence ATGGAATTTAAAACCTTAGCCAATGTTGAAATAGATGAACTTTTAGCCATATTTAACCTTTCTTTTTCCGATTATATCGTTCCCTTTCATCTTACAAAAGAAGTACTTGCCGCAAAAATTAATGCTGAAAAATTAGATATGAATATTTCAGTGGGTGCTTTTGAAGAAGGAAAATTAGTGAGTTTCATCCTTCAATCCGAAAAGCAGGAGAACGGGAAGAAAATTATTTACAATGGCGGAACCGGTGTTGTGCCGGAAAGCAGAGGAAAAGGGCTTGTAAGGAAAATGTATGACTTTATCATTCCTGTTTTAAAAGAAAGAGGAGCGGATGTATTGCTGCTTGAAGTGATTCAGGGAAATACTGCAGCAATCAGGGCTTATGAAAATTTAGGCTTTACCATCATTAGAAAATTGCTTTGTTTTAAAGGAAATATCAATTCAGGGCTGGAAAACTCTATGATTACCATAAAAGAAATGAAGGACCTTCAATGGGAGAATCTCCGTACTTTTTGGGATATTGAACCGTCATGGCAGGGATCTGTTTATGTATTGAATCCTATGCCGGAAATGTATAAGACTTTGGGAGCTTATTCGGATGAAAAGCTGGTAGGATATATCATTTACAATCCTGGTGCAAGCAAAGTGCTTCAGATTGCTGTACACACAGATTATAGACAACAGGGAATAGGTTCTGCACTATTTGCTGCTATTGCTGATGGACAGCCTGTCGCGATTAATAATGTTGATGATACGTCTAAAGAGACAGACGCATTTCTGGATAAAAAAATAGGGCTTCAAAATTGGTTATCCCAGTTTGAAATGATACGTAACATTTAA
- a CDS encoding T9SS type A sorting domain-containing protein, protein MKRIVFFLSLLVGVSSFSQQKSTGDMTLSGNGMIANFTLDNTTSKVTLVLKGPSDRWFGFGIGVDQGFSMSAGDALVYTTQTTPALTDRNFSGIMQPPVDATQNWTIVSDNVNAGIRTLTLTRDLTNSDTNDYQLPYSTTNTINIAGVRPGSATFNVASGHGGVAGYATGTFASVLGTNDLAIESKKVVLYPNPAKATVSFKNFDKIKSVDIYDAAGRKVKSVKPESESMSVEDLRPGNYYIEILLKDGNLSYEKLIKE, encoded by the coding sequence ATGAAAAGAATTGTATTTTTTCTTTCTCTGTTAGTAGGTGTTTCAAGCTTTTCACAGCAAAAATCTACAGGTGATATGACATTGTCAGGTAATGGCATGATTGCAAATTTTACTTTAGACAACACAACTTCTAAAGTTACACTGGTTTTGAAAGGTCCGTCAGACAGGTGGTTTGGATTTGGAATAGGAGTAGATCAAGGTTTTAGTATGTCTGCGGGAGATGCTTTGGTTTATACAACACAAACTACACCTGCACTTACAGACAGGAATTTCAGTGGAATTATGCAGCCTCCGGTTGATGCAACTCAGAACTGGACTATTGTAAGCGATAATGTGAATGCCGGAATAAGAACTTTAACATTAACCAGAGATCTTACAAATTCTGATACGAATGATTATCAACTCCCATATTCTACTACAAATACAATTAATATTGCAGGGGTAAGACCAGGTTCTGCTACTTTTAATGTAGCGAGTGGGCATGGCGGAGTTGCAGGTTATGCGACGGGTACATTTGCATCTGTTTTAGGGACTAACGATCTGGCTATTGAAAGTAAAAAAGTAGTTCTTTACCCTAACCCTGCTAAAGCAACAGTAAGTTTCAAAAACTTTGATAAAATAAAGTCTGTTGATATCTACGACGCAGCCGGCAGAAAGGTAAAATCAGTAAAACCTGAAAGCGAAAGCATGAGTGTTGAAGATTTAAGACCAGGAAATTACTATATTGAAATCCTGCTTAAAGATGGAAACCTGTCTTATGAAAAGCTAATCAAAGAATAA
- a CDS encoding NAD(P)-dependent alcohol dehydrogenase: MNTFTVKAYGAESTTADLKEMNIERREVTPKDVEIEILYCGVCHSDLHTARNDWGGTIYPAVPGHEIVGRITKVGSEVSKFKVGDLAGVGCIVDSCGHCNSCQHDLEQYCENGFTGTYNGKDKHSGGHTFGGYSQKVVVDSHHVLKVPENLDLAAVAPLLCAGITTWSPLRHWNVGPDSKVAVVGLGGLGHMAIKLAKGLGAEVTLFSRTPGKTEDARKLGADHVIISTDEEQMKSVKGKFDVIIDTVPYVHDVNPYVTTLNISGTHVLVGYLGGLEPILNTVPMILGRKSVAGSVIGGIAETQELLDFCGEHNIVSEIEIIKMQEINEAYERMLKSDVRYRFVIDMQSL, encoded by the coding sequence ATGAACACATTTACAGTAAAAGCTTATGGAGCAGAATCTACCACAGCAGATCTGAAAGAAATGAATATTGAAAGAAGAGAGGTTACTCCCAAAGATGTAGAAATTGAGATTCTCTATTGCGGAGTATGCCACTCTGATCTTCATACAGCAAGAAACGACTGGGGCGGAACCATCTACCCTGCTGTTCCAGGACATGAAATTGTAGGGAGAATTACAAAAGTAGGAAGTGAAGTATCTAAATTTAAAGTAGGCGATCTTGCGGGTGTAGGATGTATCGTAGATTCTTGCGGGCATTGCAACAGCTGCCAGCATGATCTTGAGCAATATTGTGAAAACGGGTTCACCGGGACTTATAATGGAAAAGATAAGCATTCAGGAGGCCATACTTTTGGAGGCTATTCCCAAAAAGTAGTGGTAGATTCTCATCATGTACTAAAGGTTCCTGAAAATCTTGATCTCGCTGCTGTAGCACCTCTTCTTTGCGCAGGAATTACAACATGGTCGCCTTTGAGACACTGGAATGTAGGTCCAGATTCTAAAGTAGCGGTTGTTGGTTTAGGCGGATTAGGACATATGGCTATTAAACTTGCAAAAGGTTTAGGGGCGGAAGTAACTTTATTTTCAAGAACTCCCGGGAAAACTGAAGATGCCAGAAAGCTAGGAGCCGATCATGTTATTATTTCTACGGACGAAGAGCAAATGAAATCTGTAAAAGGAAAATTTGATGTGATTATTGATACAGTTCCATATGTACACGACGTAAATCCTTATGTTACGACTTTAAATATCAGTGGAACGCATGTTCTTGTAGGCTATTTAGGAGGCCTTGAACCTATTTTAAATACAGTTCCTATGATTCTTGGCAGAAAATCTGTAGCAGGATCTGTCATCGGGGGTATTGCGGAAACCCAGGAATTATTAGATTTCTGTGGAGAACATAATATTGTTTCAGAAATTGAAATCATCAAAATGCAGGAGATTAATGAAGCATATGAGAGAATGCTGAAAAGTGATGTAAGATACCGCTTCGTAATTGATATGCAATCGTTATAA